From the genome of Dickeya aquatica, one region includes:
- the cbiQ gene encoding cobalt ECF transporter T component CbiQ, with protein MGTRSQTLMYPQDLRLRLVAVLGSLVAITLINQLWPAIAGAFCILVLFALFRQPIPWRRLVHLEIFLLLLFITLPFSVPGTPFFQVGSLTASVEGTIRTLVLGCKVLCSIMLTTLFIANTDPLNLGMAMRSLYVPEKLVQLLIAVVRYLAVIQEEYCRLHDAMKMRAFTPRSTRYTWRCYGHLFGMVLVRAIERAERVEEAMRMRNFCGHYPRSPATTPYLHDWLALCGILIGAMLLALWDKL; from the coding sequence ATGGGTACTCGGTCGCAAACGTTGATGTACCCGCAGGATCTTCGTTTGCGGTTGGTGGCTGTGCTCGGCAGTCTTGTCGCGATTACGCTGATTAACCAACTCTGGCCAGCAATTGCTGGCGCTTTCTGCATACTCGTTCTATTTGCATTGTTCCGCCAGCCTATTCCGTGGCGGAGGCTGGTTCACTTGGAAATCTTTTTGTTGCTACTGTTTATCACCTTACCTTTTAGTGTACCTGGAACACCATTTTTTCAGGTTGGCTCATTAACAGCCAGTGTTGAGGGCACAATAAGAACCTTGGTTCTGGGCTGCAAAGTGCTCTGTTCGATAATGCTAACTACCCTTTTTATTGCCAACACTGATCCGTTGAACCTAGGCATGGCAATGCGTAGTCTGTATGTACCGGAAAAACTAGTGCAGCTACTCATTGCGGTGGTGAGGTATCTGGCCGTTATCCAGGAAGAGTATTGTCGCCTTCATGATGCCATGAAGATGCGAGCTTTCACGCCACGTTCAACGCGTTATACCTGGCGTTGCTATGGTCACCTGTTTGGCATGGTGTTAGTGCGAGCAATCGAGCGTGCTGAAAGAGTGGAAGAAGCGATGCGTATGCGCAATTTCTGTGGACACTATCCCAGATCTCCTGCAACTACTCCCTACCTACATGACTGGCTTGCACTCTGCGGAATATTAATCGGAGCAATGCTTTTAGCTCTGTGGGACAAATTATGA